From Shewanella acanthi:
CGAACTATTACGTATCGTTGACTAAGCAACGCGCCCAGCGTGATATTTTCCCAAAAATGCCAAGCCTAGAGCTTGGCATTTTTATATTTTATTGTTAGGAGAAAGCCTAAAAATCACTTTCATGACACATCTGGTTACGCCTAGCAACATGCTGATCCAAACTCCACATTTCGATACACTTACGCGCCGAAACACCTCTGCAAAGCCATATAAATGCAGCTTAACTAAAAGTGCATACTCACTCGACAAGGAGCTAAAGATGAAATCATCATTCGCTAAATTTGGAGGTGTAGCAGTACTCTGCGGATTAGGCATGTGCAGCCAAGCTTTTGCAGCAATGGACCCTCAAATCGAAAAAACACTGGTGGCAGTTTGTAAAGCGGGCGCCAGCAACAATCTAGTGACCTTCGGTAGCACAATGCGTGAATATCGAATTAACGAAAATCGGGTGTTCCCACGCCTGATGTGTAATGGCGAAAACTTCCATCAATTTGCCATTAGCCAAGGGGCAGATAAAACTGCCGCGCGGATCGGTCGGTATTATAAAGGCACAGTCACTATCAAAGATTTGGCAATGAATTCAATGGATGAAGTGTA
This genomic window contains:
- a CDS encoding DUF3718 domain-containing protein; amino-acid sequence: MKSSFAKFGGVAVLCGLGMCSQAFAAMDPQIEKTLVAVCKAGASNNLVTFGSTMREYRINENRVFPRLMCNGENFHQFAISQGADKTAARIGRYYKGTVTIKDLAMNSMDEVYAVNF